The sequence CAGGCAGAACTAAATCAATCAGCATTTCACTTTTGATTTAGACTTGGGAAGTGAAGACAAATGATGGCAGCAATCAACATGGCTTGATCTCTAGTGTCAGGATTTTCAGAAGCCCCTCCTTGTGCGTAGTCTTATCAGGAAACTGTTAAAAGGAATGGTTTTTAATTTCTTCCCTCTCATCTTCTTTCAGGAACTACCCCCAGGTCAGGCCAAACTCTGTCTTGATTTTCACTtcgaaaaagaaatcaaattggcTGTCTGCTGAGCCACTAATTGGGAATGCCaacttctcattcattcattccttgttCTTCAAATGCTTATGGAGATCCTACTTTCAACAAGGCAGAGCGCGCATATCAGGTGGCACTGTGCCCTCTGGAGACCACTGGGAACGCAGGTGAGATATGGTCTCGGTAAGGGCCATAGAGAGGAGGTGACGAAGAGCAGTCCCTCAGGATATCCTTCGTAAAAGAAGGTGCATCAGCACCTGGGCTTACTGGTTTagcagggagaggcagagaaggaaggCAAAGGCGTTCCAGGAGACAGGAGGAGCACGGGCGCGGGGCCCCAGATGGAGGACCATGGATGAGCCGGGGAACCTCGTGCTCCCCAGACTCTTCCACGAGCCCCCAGCACTGATGGGAACCCAGAGCTGCCCGTGGCAGGCGGACATCCCTTGGGAAGCTCTTCTCAAATGTCACCCGCCCCCCGTTTGCTTCCCACTCTACTACATATCtggtttattttaatataaaagcaaTAGTCTTTTTGTTTCAAATCTTTGAGTATAGTAGATGCCACAGGGAGAAGCTCCAGCTTTATCCCTCTTCTTCAAATACCCTCAGGCACAGAGAAGCAGGAGCCTATGAAGTCTCTCCAGTTCTACAAACTATGAACAGAAAGCCGTTCTCAGCCGTTTCCTTATCCAGCCCACCGTCCAGCTGTCCTGCCTTCTGTTTTCCTGACTATATTACTTGGCAGTCTTTATTAGTACCGGGATGCGAGAATATATTCAAACTCTTCTGTAAATAGCCTGCAATGATCTCTGAAAATGCTTCGCTACTCACTTGACCCAGGAAGCTGACAGAATCATGCAAATCGAGAGGTTCAAATCTCCATGTTCACTGCCCAAACCACCAAAGTGTGCATATCTAAAAAAAACCACCAAGTCTCTGAAAGATGCCACTTTGCAGAAGCAATGTGTGCCCCTCCATCGTCACGATGGCGGAATGCCCAGGACAAACGGTGGGGCTGGCACAGCATTGGTGGCCCCTAAAGAGTGCTGAGTGTTTTCTGCAAATGCTTTAACATGCAGAGAGTAATGCTGAACTTAAGTGCTCTGATGTCAATTCTCTCTGGGCATTGAGCTCATCCAGGTGAACAAAGCCCCAAGATGTGCCTCTGGATTTACAGAGCTCATGGTCCGATTCACCCCTGCGTGAACTCCCTCTGCCACCATCCAGTGAGCCTTACTGAAAAAGGGCAGATTGTTGCACAGAAAAAAAGATATCCCAGAAGAAGCTGAAGAAGCAAAAACTTATGGGGCAAGAATAAATTCAGCATTaaacaaatgcaaataaaagtaaaaaaaaaaaaaagaagaagaagaagaagttcAAGTTTAAACACCTTTCCTATCTGAGACATTAATTCACACCATCACCAACACCCCTACTTCCAAAAATTAACCATAAACGTATATAAACATTTTCCAGCCCAACTGGTTAAATCTGTAGCAGTCAATGAACTGTGTTGAACTACAAGGTTTAGTAGAATCGGTTGAATCCAGAACATGTTCTGTGCTGTCTTACCTGAGCTGGGTGATGAGGCTTCTTCCTCAGAACTCATCCTGATAAAAGGCAAAGTGATTAGCCCCAGGAACGCCACTGTCCTTTAAACAAGCTCGGGGCCGGCTGTAAGCTGCATTTTGTCCttgaaaatgaaacattaaacagaTCAGAGTTTTATCACGAGAGGGAAATACATAATAACACCTTTTTAGGCTATCTGCCCCTGATAGTTGCTAGAGATTCATTACAGGCCATGCTGTTTTGCAAACTTTGAAGATTCTCATGTTAGTTTCCTATTTCTGCAAGGGCCCAGGGAGAAAGCTACACGAGCTTCATCCTGGAAGAGAATTGGATCAATAGACAGCACCATGAGCAGCAGATCAAGCCCACGGACATGACCACGTGTCATCTTGGCCCTGCTTTCAACATCCCCAAGCATTCTCATGCTCTTTGTCACGTTGTACCCCACAATCCTAGGAAGGGGGTCATTCTCAGGCCTCTTTGACAAGTAGGGAAACTGAGGGGCAGGCAGAGTGAGCAGgggacttgcccaaagtctcaaAGCTGGTTGATGGGGCTGGGCTTCCTCTCCTGCTTTGACCAATCAGAGTCATTGGAGGGTTCGGCCACTCACCTCTACAGGCCATTCTTACTCTCTATGGTCTTCCTTTCTCTCAACTTTGACCTTTCCCCACCTTGGTTTCTTCCCCCCATCCCTCACCTTCCTTGTCTCCATTTTCAGTTTGCTGTGGACATTGCTTCACACGTTCCTTCCTCCTCAATGAATCTGTCTCAGGATTGCACTTACTTTTCCTTCAATTTTGCATTTACAGTAGAATCCAATAGAATTCCAGTGACTGACAAGTGTATAGGCATTTTATGACAATGAGAACAACGTCAGGCACAATTTGACCAACAGAACAGTACATCCATGTCCAAAAGTGCCCTATAATGTGTACTGGATTAGAAATCCAGGCTATGATTGGGACAGCTGACTCTTCCTTGAGGGACTGGAGAAAACTACAGTAAtagagcattctttcatataGCCCACAACAGATG is a genomic window of Balaenoptera ricei isolate mBalRic1 chromosome 14, mBalRic1.hap2, whole genome shotgun sequence containing:
- the LOC132347361 gene encoding uncharacterized protein LOC132347361, with amino-acid sequence MLWIGADGRRTVEGTGEPKWTLASSRRSPGRPSQQPALTCGGHVVKKSGLAEAQVPGGAESGCSRGSSQMGNYPQVRPNSVLIFTSKKKSNWLSAEPLIGNANFSFIHSLFFKCLWRSYFQQGRARISGGTVPSGDHWERRAQGESYTSFILEENWINRQHHEQQIKPTDMTTCHLGPAFNIPKHSHALCHVVPHNPRKGVILRPL